In Malus sylvestris chromosome 15, drMalSylv7.2, whole genome shotgun sequence, a single genomic region encodes these proteins:
- the LOC126605102 gene encoding pathogen-associated molecular patterns-induced protein A70 — protein sequence MLTSMLSWFTPTSLFLLLNLIIGIIVLSSRHGTHKRPRQQQQLQQQEEQLGLFNSPQLERAPSLLDRVRSINFSHYKFEQTNPETQYAARQHANLDNSTELNGTPSHQPERSPSLLDRIRSINFSHHKFEQSINPEPQSGESAEQHPGSSPKVCDSPVGLARTPSLLERLKSMDFPFYRSEHADPENKIYEPEESEREGPDPISRQENLVHRSKSNPSNGAGVNQYQKIKKSTSEKSRLRGGVEGNDDERPATPRMEKTRSFGGDEAVDAKADDFINKFKQQLRLQRLDSLLRYKEMLKRK from the coding sequence ATGTTGACATCGATGCTCAGCTGGTTCACGCCCACCTcgctcttcctcctcctcaaccTCATCATCGGCATCATAGTCCTCAGCTCCCGCCATGGGACCCACAAAAGGCCTCGGCAGCAACAACAACTGCAGCAGCAAGAAGAGCAACTCGGCCTGTTCAACTCGCCCCAACTCGAACGAGCCCCCTCATTGTTGGACCGGGTCCGGTCGATAAACTTCTCCCACTACAAATTCGAGCAAACGAACCCGGAAACCCAGTACGCGGCGCGACAACATGCAAATTTAGATAATTCGACCGAGTTAAACGGGACTCCCTCACACCAACCCGAAAGAAGTCCTTCGCTACTGGACCGGATCCGCTCCATCAACTTTTCCCACCACAAATTCGAACAATCCATCAATCCAGAACCCCAGTCCGGCGAATCAGCAGAACAACATCCTGGTTCGAGTCCGAAAGTCTGCGATAGTCCGGTCGGGTTAGCTAGGACACCCTCGCTCTTGGAGCGGCTCAAGTCGATGGATTTCCCATTCTACCGGTCCGAACATGCCGATCCAGAGAATAAAATTTACGAACCGGAGGAGTCCGAACGTGAGGGCCCCGACCCCATTTCGAGACAAGAAAACTTGGTTCATCGGAGTAAGTCGAACCCGAGTAATGGGGCTGGGGTAAACCAGTACCAGAAGATAAAAAAGTCGACTAGCGAGAAATCGCGGCTCCGAGGAGGGGTTGAAGGAAACGACGACGAAAGGCCTGCGACACCTCGGATGGAGAAAACGAGGTCGTTTGGAGGCGATGAAGCGGTTGACGCGAAAGCTGACGATTTCATAAACAAGTTTAAGCAGCAGCTGAGACTGCAGAGGCTCGACTCGCTCTTGCGTTACAAAGAAAtgcttaaaagaaaataa